In Polaribacter sp. L3A8, a genomic segment contains:
- a CDS encoding PrsW family intramembrane metalloprotease, whose translation MHLLLLAIAPATIIILYIYFKDKFEKEPIGFLFKNFLLGATASVLLTVILGGFASKLIPLSEGTSILQQFLKAFVVVALVEEFSKYVIVRYYSQRNKEYNEQFDGIVYAVMVSMGFATLENVLYVFQHGVSTGVMRAFTAVPAHATFAILMGYFMGKAKFSKNRIVLNLTGLFFATLFHGAYDFFLFINFIPGTWIGAIVSLILGIILSRKAIKKHQNSSVFKA comes from the coding sequence ATGCACTTACTACTTTTGGCAATTGCTCCAGCAACAATAATTATACTTTATATTTATTTTAAAGATAAATTTGAAAAAGAACCTATTGGTTTTTTGTTTAAAAATTTTCTTTTAGGGGCAACTGCCAGTGTTTTATTAACGGTTATTCTTGGTGGTTTTGCTAGTAAATTAATTCCATTATCAGAAGGAACGAGTATTTTACAACAGTTTCTAAAAGCATTTGTAGTAGTTGCTTTGGTAGAGGAGTTTTCTAAATATGTTATTGTAAGGTATTACTCACAAAGAAACAAAGAGTATAATGAACAGTTTGATGGAATTGTATACGCTGTTATGGTTTCTATGGGGTTTGCTACCTTAGAAAACGTATTGTATGTTTTTCAACACGGAGTTTCTACTGGAGTAATGAGAGCTTTTACAGCAGTTCCGGCTCACGCAACTTTTGCTATTCTTATGGGGTATTTTATGGGGAAAGCTAAGTTTTCTAAAAATAGAATTGTTTTAAATTTAACTGGACTATTTTTTGCAACGCTGTTTCATGGTGCTTATGATTTTTTTCTGTTCATCAACTTTATTCCAGGTACATGGATTGGCGCAATTGTTTCTTTAATTTTAGGAATTATCCTTTCTAGAAAGGCGATAAAAAAACATCAAAATAGCTCTGTTTTTAAAGCTTGA
- a CDS encoding M15 family metallopeptidase produces MKKLVPFYIIFISLFSFGQVLPDGFVYLSDLDKTIQSELRYLGNNNFIGKPIDGYHKNCIIVTKKSATALVKVQEALLKDGLSLKVFDAYRPQQAVNHFVRWAKVLGDTLMKRQYYPSLPKSQLFKQGYISSRSGHSRGSTVDLTIVNVKTGKELDMGSPYDFFGIKSHPLSKEITAEQQKNRMLLRNIMIQNNFRPYKNEWWHFTLRHEPFPTTFYNFPIE; encoded by the coding sequence ATGAAAAAATTAGTTCCCTTTTATATAATCTTTATTTCTCTTTTTTCCTTCGGACAAGTGCTACCTGATGGATTTGTTTATTTATCAGATCTAGATAAAACGATACAATCTGAATTGCGTTATTTAGGTAACAATAACTTTATAGGGAAACCGATTGATGGATACCATAAAAACTGCATTATAGTTACCAAAAAATCTGCTACCGCCTTAGTAAAAGTCCAAGAAGCATTATTAAAAGATGGATTAAGCCTTAAGGTATTTGATGCTTATAGACCACAACAAGCCGTAAACCACTTTGTACGTTGGGCAAAAGTACTTGGAGACACATTAATGAAAAGACAATATTACCCAAGTTTACCAAAATCTCAATTATTTAAACAAGGCTATATATCTTCTAGATCTGGGCATTCTAGAGGTAGCACTGTAGATTTAACAATTGTAAATGTAAAAACAGGTAAAGAATTAGATATGGGAAGTCCTTATGATTTTTTCGGAATAAAGTCTCATCCTTTATCTAAAGAGATTACAGCAGAACAGCAAAAAAACAGAATGTTACTCCGTAATATAATGATTCAAAATAATTTTAGACCTTATAAAAACGAATGGTGGCATTTTACATTAAGACACGAACCTTTTCCTACTACTTTTTATAATTTCCCTATAGAATAA
- a CDS encoding GIN domain-containing protein, with the protein MRNKITLLLLLFTTVYNTTFSQEKIKGNKNITRIKTDLNQFNKISVNNDFKVVLFKSANSFVEVETDDNLHNAIEIKVIDSILTISTTAKLRAKRLNITVYYNNPLQEIILNNDAEIESLNVIKTPAMLLQINDYTIANLSVESNKFNLINNNKSRFQLRSKSKIDINSKEVNLDLSESSNTEITIKADSLTTRLMKNAIVSIKGSAISLEALTLEDSNFKGEELIVTNCNTTVKESASFTIQTSDKITIDASDKSKTEVYGEPQIIIQSFTGSSTLSKKEL; encoded by the coding sequence ATGAGAAACAAAATTACATTACTACTATTATTATTTACAACAGTCTACAACACAACGTTTAGCCAAGAAAAAATAAAAGGTAATAAGAATATAACAAGAATTAAAACAGATCTAAATCAGTTTAATAAGATCTCTGTTAATAATGATTTTAAAGTAGTTTTATTTAAATCGGCAAATTCTTTCGTTGAAGTAGAAACTGATGATAATTTACATAATGCTATCGAAATAAAAGTTATAGACTCTATACTTACTATTTCTACTACAGCAAAATTAAGAGCAAAACGTCTTAATATTACGGTATACTACAACAACCCATTGCAAGAAATTATACTAAATAACGATGCAGAAATAGAATCGTTAAACGTAATAAAGACACCTGCTATGTTGCTTCAGATAAATGATTATACAATTGCAAACCTATCTGTAGAATCTAACAAATTTAACCTTATCAATAATAATAAATCTAGATTTCAATTACGTTCTAAATCTAAAATAGATATTAATAGTAAAGAGGTTAATTTAGATTTAAGCGAATCTAGTAACACAGAAATAACCATTAAAGCAGATAGTTTAACTACTAGGTTAATGAAAAATGCTATAGTAAGTATTAAAGGTTCGGCAATTTCACTAGAAGCATTAACACTTGAAGATTCTAATTTTAAAGGAGAAGAATTAATTGTAACTAATTGCAATACCACGGTAAAAGAAAGTGCTAGTTTTACGATTCAAACATCGGATAAAATAACGATAGATGCTTCTGACAAAAGTAAAACCGAAGTATATGGAGAACCTCAAATAATTATACAAAGTTTTACTGGCTCTTCAACATTATCTAAAAAAGAATTATAA
- a CDS encoding IS982 family transposase: MISDSKIIEIFCSLDDFMKEFNLILNKNSISDGSTTKKRNRKFKMSDSEVMTILVIFHLKSYRNLKHFYLNHICKYRQDLFPDCVSYNRFVELQKKVTQPLAVFMKMYCLGDCTGISFIDSTPLKVCHYKREKQHQVFKDIAKKSYGTMGWYFGFKLHIVCNDKGEIIDFMFTPANVDDRFPLKQKKFHDKLFGKIFGDKGYIGKDLFERLFVDGIHLITKVRKNMKKKAMDYMDKVILRKRAIIETVNDVLKNTCQIEHSRHRSFDNFITNMISGLIAYSFLPKKPSIKIPNMLPNIAID, translated from the coding sequence ATGATTTCTGATAGTAAAATTATAGAAATTTTCTGTTCTTTAGATGATTTTATGAAAGAATTTAACTTAATTCTTAATAAAAACAGCATTTCTGATGGTTCAACAACTAAAAAACGTAATAGAAAGTTCAAAATGTCTGATAGTGAAGTGATGACCATACTTGTTATATTTCACCTAAAGTCTTACCGAAACCTTAAACACTTTTACTTAAACCATATTTGTAAATACAGACAAGATCTGTTTCCAGATTGTGTTTCTTATAATAGATTTGTAGAACTTCAAAAAAAGGTTACACAACCTTTAGCCGTTTTTATGAAAATGTATTGTTTAGGCGATTGCACAGGTATCTCTTTTATTGATTCTACTCCTTTAAAAGTATGTCACTATAAAAGAGAAAAACAACATCAAGTATTTAAAGATATTGCCAAAAAAAGCTATGGAACTATGGGGTGGTATTTTGGATTTAAACTACATATTGTCTGCAATGACAAAGGAGAAATTATTGATTTTATGTTCACTCCAGCCAATGTAGATGACAGATTCCCTCTCAAACAAAAGAAGTTTCACGACAAATTATTTGGAAAAATTTTTGGAGACAAAGGATATATTGGGAAAGATTTATTTGAAAGACTTTTTGTAGACGGAATTCATTTAATAACTAAAGTTCGAAAAAACATGAAAAAGAAAGCAATGGACTATATGGATAAAGTTATCCTAAGAAAAAGAGCAATCATCGAAACAGTAAATGATGTACTAAAAAACACTTGCCAAATTGAACATTCTAGACATAGATCTTTTGATAATTTCATAACAAATATGATCTCTGGATTAATTGCATATTCTTTTTTACCTAAAAAACCTTCTATAAAAATCCCGAATATGTTACCGAATATTGCGATTGATTAG
- a CDS encoding GNAT family N-acetyltransferase, protein MKSLEEKLKNPVWYSLDDTHHKFLIQYDGVQFYLPEICSFGAFHDPTKTAKALTEHSKIAKKFFLVVEKETPTIDTNHVILEKKIDGCQMVLENHVALEITEDIVLLDEEHIDEVYNLIWLVMPGFYQRGGFKMGKYYGIFKDDKLVAITGQRMQTDDFIEVSGVVTHPDYTRRGLAKQLVSHTTNEILKENKLPILHTNKGNSAIPLYEKLGYKLTRDMNWWLFSRK, encoded by the coding sequence ATGAAAAGTTTAGAAGAAAAACTAAAAAACCCGGTTTGGTATTCCTTAGACGATACCCATCATAAATTTTTAATACAATATGATGGAGTACAATTCTACCTGCCAGAAATCTGTTCTTTTGGTGCATTTCATGACCCAACAAAAACAGCAAAAGCATTAACTGAACATTCTAAAATAGCTAAAAAATTCTTTTTAGTTGTAGAAAAAGAAACACCAACAATAGATACCAACCATGTTATTCTAGAAAAAAAGATTGATGGCTGTCAAATGGTCTTAGAAAACCATGTAGCATTAGAAATAACAGAAGATATTGTTTTATTAGATGAAGAACACATTGATGAAGTTTACAATTTAATTTGGTTGGTAATGCCTGGTTTTTATCAAAGAGGAGGTTTTAAAATGGGTAAATATTACGGTATCTTTAAAGATGACAAATTAGTTGCAATTACAGGGCAAAGAATGCAAACTGATGATTTTATTGAAGTTAGTGGCGTTGTTACGCATCCTGATTACACAAGAAGGGGATTAGCAAAACAATTAGTTTCACATACAACAAACGAAATTTTAAAAGAGAATAAACTACCTATTTTACACACCAATAAAGGTAACTCTGCAATTCCGCTTTATGAGAAATTAGGATACAAATTAACCCGAGATATGAATTGGTGGTTATTCAGCAGAAAATAA
- the pdhA gene encoding pyruvate dehydrogenase (acetyl-transferring) E1 component subunit alpha encodes MKKITKQTYLDWYQDMLFWRKFEDKLASVYIQQKVRGFLHLYNGQEAILAGALHAMDLSKDKMITAYRNHVQPIGMGEDPKRVMAELYGKVTGTSQGMGGSMHIFSKEFRFYGGHGIVGGQIPLGAGLAFGDKYNNTGGVTLTCFGDGAARQGSLHEAFNLAMLWKLPVIFICENNGYAMGTSVERTANHTDIWKLGLGYEMPCGPVDAMNPIKVAEAIDEALDRARRGDGPTFLEMKTYRYRGHSMSDAQHYRTKDEVEEYKKIDPITQVKDIILEQGYATAEELAVIDKEVKAKVNECEKFAEDSPYPEPEQMYDMVYEQEDYPFIS; translated from the coding sequence ATGAAAAAAATCACCAAACAAACCTATTTAGATTGGTACCAAGACATGCTTTTTTGGCGTAAGTTCGAAGACAAACTTGCTTCTGTTTACATACAACAAAAAGTTAGAGGTTTCTTACATTTATATAATGGTCAAGAAGCAATTTTAGCAGGTGCATTGCATGCAATGGATTTATCTAAAGACAAAATGATTACTGCATACAGAAACCACGTACAACCTATTGGTATGGGAGAAGATCCTAAACGTGTAATGGCAGAATTATATGGAAAAGTTACAGGAACATCTCAAGGAATGGGTGGTTCTATGCATATTTTTTCTAAAGAATTTCGTTTTTATGGTGGTCATGGTATTGTTGGAGGTCAAATTCCTTTAGGTGCAGGACTTGCTTTTGGTGATAAATATAATAATACTGGCGGTGTTACATTGACATGTTTTGGAGATGGTGCTGCAAGACAAGGTTCTCTGCATGAAGCTTTTAATTTAGCAATGTTATGGAAACTACCTGTAATCTTTATTTGTGAAAACAATGGATATGCAATGGGTACTTCTGTAGAAAGAACTGCTAACCATACTGATATTTGGAAACTTGGTTTAGGCTACGAAATGCCTTGTGGACCTGTAGATGCTATGAATCCTATAAAGGTTGCAGAAGCTATTGACGAAGCTTTAGATAGAGCAAGACGTGGTGATGGCCCAACTTTCTTAGAAATGAAAACATACAGATATAGAGGTCACTCAATGTCTGATGCACAACACTACAGAACGAAAGACGAAGTAGAAGAGTACAAAAAAATAGATCCTATTACGCAAGTAAAAGACATTATCTTAGAGCAGGGATATGCTACGGCAGAAGAATTAGCTGTTATAGATAAAGAGGTAAAAGCAAAGGTAAATGAATGTGAGAAATTCGCTGAAGATTCTCCGTATCCAGAGCCTGAGCAAATGTATGATATGGTTTATGAACAAGAAGATTATCCTTTTATAAGTTAA
- a CDS encoding FAD-dependent oxidoreductase: MMKKIIILGAGISGIYLGYKLKKVGFSIKILEANNRVGGRIYTKKTNDTKVELGATWLWKYNEELLKVCKELNISLFEQNMNGDALFEGTRTNLPERFKLPKNQEISYRIIGGTATILEELAKYFSEDEIQLNEKVLKIDDNEASIKVTNVSSS, from the coding sequence ATGATGAAAAAAATTATTATTCTTGGAGCTGGAATTTCTGGTATTTATTTAGGTTATAAATTAAAGAAAGTAGGATTTTCTATCAAAATTTTAGAAGCCAACAATAGAGTTGGTGGTAGGATTTACACAAAAAAAACAAATGATACAAAAGTTGAATTAGGTGCAACATGGCTATGGAAATATAATGAAGAACTATTAAAAGTATGTAAAGAATTAAACATCTCTTTATTTGAACAAAATATGAATGGAGATGCTTTGTTTGAAGGGACTAGAACTAATTTACCAGAACGTTTTAAGCTTCCTAAAAACCAAGAAATAAGTTATAGAATTATTGGGGGAACCGCAACAATCTTAGAAGAATTGGCTAAATATTTTTCTGAGGACGAAATTCAACTAAATGAAAAAGTTTTAAAAATTGATGATAACGAAGCTTCGATAAAAGTTACTAACGTGAGTTCGAGCTAA
- a CDS encoding pyruvate dehydrogenase complex dihydrolipoamide acetyltransferase, with the protein MATIINMPRLSDTMEEGVVAKWLKNVGDKIEEGDILAEIETDKATMEFESFYEGTLLYVGIKEGETSPVDVLLAIIGEEGEDISAIINGNQESAKEETATEEAKEETTTEANAADGVAIPEGVEVITMPRLSDTMTDGTIATWLKKVGDVVTEGDMLAEIETDKATMEFECFYEGTILYIGVQEGETAPVDSLLTIIGPAGTDVSALVANGGGVSAPAEETAAPVAKAPEKAAAKPAAKVEETKTTSTTNNTANGRIFVSPLAKKIATDKGINLANVSGSGENGRIIKKDVENYTPAAAVEAAPAVASAPAAGVESSEEVKNSQMRKAIAKSLGNSKFTAPDFSLNIEVDMDNAMASRKTINAIPDVKVSFNDMVVKACAMALKKHPQVNTSWTDANTIYHSHIHVGVAVAVADGLLVPVIKHTDQLSLTQIGAGVRDLAGKARNKKLAPADMQGSTFTVSNLGMFGIQNFNSIINQPNSAILSVGAIVQKPVVKDGQIVVGNTMNLTLTCDHRTVDGAVGAQFLQTLKTFIENPVTMLA; encoded by the coding sequence ATGGCAACAATTATAAATATGCCCAGACTAAGTGACACCATGGAAGAAGGTGTTGTGGCAAAATGGTTAAAAAACGTTGGAGATAAAATTGAAGAAGGTGATATTTTAGCTGAAATCGAAACCGACAAAGCAACAATGGAATTTGAGTCTTTCTACGAAGGAACTCTTTTATATGTTGGTATTAAAGAAGGAGAAACATCTCCTGTTGATGTTTTATTAGCAATTATCGGTGAAGAAGGTGAAGATATTTCTGCAATCATAAACGGTAATCAAGAATCAGCAAAAGAAGAAACAGCTACTGAAGAAGCAAAAGAAGAAACGACTACTGAAGCTAATGCTGCTGATGGAGTTGCAATTCCTGAAGGTGTTGAAGTAATAACAATGCCTCGTTTAAGTGATACAATGACTGACGGAACCATAGCAACTTGGTTAAAGAAAGTTGGTGATGTGGTTACTGAAGGTGACATGCTTGCTGAAATTGAAACAGATAAAGCAACAATGGAATTTGAATGTTTCTATGAAGGAACAATCTTATACATTGGTGTACAAGAAGGAGAAACTGCACCTGTAGATAGTTTATTAACTATTATTGGCCCTGCTGGAACTGATGTTTCTGCATTAGTTGCAAATGGTGGTGGTGTTTCTGCTCCGGCTGAAGAAACTGCTGCTCCTGTTGCTAAAGCTCCTGAAAAGGCTGCTGCAAAACCAGCTGCTAAAGTTGAAGAAACTAAAACAACTTCTACGACTAACAATACTGCAAACGGACGTATTTTTGTATCTCCATTAGCTAAAAAAATTGCAACTGATAAAGGAATTAACTTAGCAAATGTTAGTGGTTCTGGTGAAAACGGAAGAATCATTAAAAAAGATGTAGAAAACTATACTCCTGCTGCCGCTGTTGAAGCTGCTCCTGCTGTTGCAAGTGCACCTGCTGCTGGCGTAGAAAGCTCAGAAGAAGTTAAGAATTCTCAAATGCGTAAAGCAATTGCAAAATCTTTAGGTAACTCTAAATTTACTGCTCCAGATTTCAGTTTAAATATTGAAGTGGATATGGACAATGCAATGGCTTCTAGAAAAACTATTAATGCAATTCCAGATGTTAAAGTATCATTTAATGATATGGTAGTAAAAGCATGTGCAATGGCTTTGAAAAAACATCCACAAGTAAACACATCTTGGACAGATGCTAATACAATTTATCACAGTCATATACACGTAGGTGTTGCGGTTGCGGTTGCAGATGGTTTATTAGTACCGGTTATAAAACACACAGACCAATTAAGTTTAACTCAAATTGGTGCAGGTGTTAGAGATTTAGCAGGTAAAGCAAGAAACAAAAAATTAGCTCCTGCAGATATGCAAGGAAGTACTTTTACAGTTTCTAACTTGGGTATGTTTGGTATTCAGAATTTTAATTCTATTATTAACCAACCAAATTCGGCTATTTTATCTGTTGGTGCAATTGTACAAAAACCAGTTGTTAAAGACGGTCAGATAGTTGTTGGTAACACAATGAATTTAACTTTAACCTGCGATCACAGAACGGTTGATGGTGCAGTTGGAGCACAATTTTTACAAACATTAAAAACGTTTATCGAAAACCCAGTTACCATGTTAGCGTAA
- the ctlX gene encoding citrulline utilization hydrolase CtlX → MNQTTNTILMIRPINFRMNEQTAVNNYYQKEIDNALPSTINIKAQNEFDAFVEKLRSFGIHVIVVSDTNASDTPDSIFPNNWISFHEDGTVAMYPMFAENRRLERREDVLEELEKEGFLIENIVDYTSAEEDNIFLEGTGSICLDRENNKAYCALSPRADEELFIEFCEDFEYTPVVFTAKQTVNDKREAIYHTNVMMCVAETLAIICLASIDDKTERKNVLKHLKEDGKKVIDITEEQVNNFAGNMLQVRGKDDERFLIMSDAAFNCLTQSQKAQINNHCKIISSSLDTIEYCGGGSARCMMAEVFLPKK, encoded by the coding sequence ATGAATCAAACTACCAATACAATATTAATGATTCGTCCTATCAATTTTAGGATGAATGAGCAAACTGCTGTAAACAATTATTATCAAAAAGAAATTGATAATGCACTTCCATCAACAATTAATATTAAGGCACAAAATGAGTTTGATGCTTTTGTAGAGAAATTACGCAGTTTTGGAATTCATGTAATTGTAGTTTCTGATACAAATGCTTCTGATACTCCAGATTCTATTTTCCCCAATAATTGGATTTCTTTTCATGAAGATGGTACAGTTGCAATGTACCCTATGTTTGCAGAAAATAGACGTTTAGAAAGACGTGAAGATGTTTTAGAAGAATTAGAAAAGGAAGGTTTTTTAATAGAAAACATTGTAGATTATACTTCTGCAGAAGAAGATAATATCTTTTTAGAAGGAACAGGAAGTATTTGTTTAGATAGAGAAAATAATAAGGCGTATTGTGCCCTTTCTCCAAGAGCAGATGAAGAGTTGTTTATAGAATTCTGTGAAGATTTTGAATATACACCAGTAGTTTTTACGGCAAAACAAACTGTAAATGATAAGAGAGAAGCAATTTATCATACCAATGTTATGATGTGTGTTGCAGAAACTTTGGCAATTATTTGTTTAGCATCTATTGATGATAAGACAGAACGTAAAAATGTGTTAAAGCATTTAAAAGAAGATGGTAAAAAAGTAATCGATATTACAGAAGAGCAAGTAAATAATTTTGCGGGTAATATGTTACAAGTTCGTGGTAAGGATGATGAGCGTTTCTTAATAATGAGTGATGCCGCTTTTAATTGTTTAACACAATCTCAAAAAGCACAAATAAACAATCATTGTAAAATTATTTCTAGTTCTTTAGATACAATTGAGTATTGTGGAGGAGGAAGTGCACGTTGTATGATGGCAGAAGTATTTTTGCCAAAAAAATAG
- a CDS encoding SGNH/GDSL hydrolase family protein: MKNKLKYFLGSIVSLPLLPLLYFQGKSIRKKVPTLPEAKEPTGFVNGNFNKTLSILSIGESTIAGVGVDYHQNGFTGALANTLSAELDANINWRVYARSGYTVNRVCKKIIPKIEETTTDIIIIGMGGNDAFTLNSPKKWHKTIEELIYLVQDKFPETPIFFTNMPPIKEFPAFTTVIKFVIGNLVEIFGERLHTLTKNKKNVFYYNEVITLEQWSKKHALPNDDTKIYFSDGVHPSALTYKIWGKEMALYIKSKLNK, from the coding sequence ATGAAAAATAAATTAAAATACTTTCTAGGCAGTATTGTTTCACTTCCTTTATTGCCTTTACTCTATTTTCAAGGAAAAAGTATCAGAAAAAAAGTTCCTACACTTCCCGAAGCAAAAGAACCAACAGGATTTGTAAATGGAAATTTTAATAAAACCCTAAGCATACTTTCTATTGGAGAAAGTACCATTGCAGGAGTTGGTGTAGACTATCATCAAAACGGTTTTACAGGAGCTTTAGCAAATACACTATCTGCGGAATTAGATGCAAACATAAACTGGAGAGTGTATGCTAGAAGTGGCTATACAGTAAATAGAGTTTGTAAAAAAATTATTCCTAAAATTGAAGAAACTACAACGGATATAATCATTATTGGAATGGGTGGAAATGATGCCTTTACTTTAAACTCTCCTAAAAAATGGCATAAAACTATAGAAGAACTCATTTATTTAGTTCAAGATAAATTCCCAGAAACACCTATTTTCTTTACAAATATGCCTCCAATAAAAGAGTTTCCTGCTTTTACAACAGTAATAAAATTTGTGATTGGTAATTTGGTAGAAATTTTTGGAGAAAGACTACATACTTTAACTAAGAACAAAAAGAATGTTTTTTACTACAATGAAGTAATTACCTTAGAGCAATGGAGTAAAAAACACGCATTACCTAATGATGATACTAAAATCTATTTTAGTGATGGTGTACATCCATCAGCATTGACTTATAAGATTTGGGGAAAAGAAATGGCTCTTTATATTAAATCGAAATTAAATAAATAA